The Acropora muricata isolate sample 2 chromosome 4, ASM3666990v1, whole genome shotgun sequence genome contains the following window.
ATCCCTCCATATCTTctttcctctttatttttttatctctttATTATGTTTCACAATTTGGTGACTTGCGATGGCTGTTGACTGCCAAATGTCAACAACTCAGCCAACTTGTTTGTTAGGTTTCCAGTACGGGTTTACGCAAACGTTTGAACTTCAAAGCATGCAGTATAGTTTTACCTCGGTAAAATTGAATATCAGTACATTACTTGTCGCTAAACAGCCCACGGCTTATTCTAATCTTATCAGTGCTCTTGCGCGGTTATTATCGTTCCCAACACGAGGCTAAACTGATCAAAACTAGGGCCTACGGAAGTGAGATGGATTAGAGATGTCTATGTCCTCCAGTAACCCGGTTCAAATTGTCTACTTTTCCAAATGGATAACCTCTTTTTCAGGGGTACTCAGGACCGTCACCATGAGGACAACCTTGACCTCTATTTACCTCTTGGCATTGCTATTCACGTTTGCGGACAGCTTGGCTTTGAGACATACGAACGGTAAGTTCAATATGACTGCAAAATAAGAGATTTTTCTGCATATTCGAAGTTTAcgtatttgttgttgttgaccttttttgtttttgtaggtCCCAGCGGTAGAAAGTCGGTTGTAGTTCAAACTGCAGTGCCTAGTAAGTAGCTAGTAGTAATCTGACTGATTagctttttcaattttcagataACATAGTCGGTTTCGCAAACGGGGAAAATACGCTTGTTGCAACACATTCATGCACGTCCGCTCACTTGCTGAGTATTTTATAGAATTAAACCGATCTAGGAAAAGACAAAGCGCCCGGCCCTGTCATTAGGAAACCTGAGTAATGAAGTTAAATTCAGTTTCCCCTGTACGAAAAGCCAGTACAGGTGTTGAGGCCAATCTGGGTTCGTATCACTCGAGGCAAATGGCGGCTGAtacttgaaagaaaaaggaCGAGAGATCATTAATAACCCGCTCTTTGTTttaactttctttttctctagGATCCGCATGGGAGTGCCATCCCGGATGCAAGAAATTCTGTCTTTCATCGTGCAAGAGAAGTTGCTGTGCTCCTGGGGCCCCGAACTACTCCCCTGATATGTTCCCACAGTTGGTCAATTACCAAGCTTCCCTTCCGCCTCCCCCTCCGCCTCCGCCAGCATGCCCAACCAGGTGTCCCTCTACTTGTTATCCTAACTGTGATGCAGGATGTTGCTTCCCAGTGAATCAACCAGCTTATCCCCAATATCCTCCTTACACGGGATATGACCCCTGCGTTGCTCAGAGCTGTTCCTCTGCTTGTGCTCCTCAATGTAAACCAGGTATGATTGGGTAATTTTACAAGAGTGTTAGCGTTCGTCACACTCTGATCTCGCTGCATGATTTTTGTCATGTACGGTAAatcaaaaaaattttgaaaggtTTATGCTGTTATCAGAGAGATACTCTTCCTAAGCCTCAGTTTTAGTTCAGGAATACACGAGGTGCGATCCGATGCAAGTTCTTTGAAAGCCTAAACAAGTGCCAAATGAAGTATAATATTGTGCCGAGATTACCGTGAATACTTCTTTTACAACAATTGATAATActtgttagtaaatttttagctcaggataatgattttccagctttctgattggttccctaagcatatgatatgagccattatcgttaagtttgaacaaataaggaaaaactgatggcgaatttcttgtgctgaaattttggagatcggaaaaaaatttttcgcggcgtcttcggtaaagaaaatgtcacgatttgaggaagtttcacccgaaaaaatcaagagaatttactaaaacagttattcttctcggacttgccggatatgagctgataataaccaactcggcctacggcctcgttggttttatatatatcagctcatatccggcgcgtcctcgaagaataactgctAATTATTAGGCTGGTTTTGAGTAGCAAGGGTTATCACCACTATATTTTTCAGACAAAGTTTTCAGGAGATTCTTTTAAGGTTTATCATCTCAACATTTCGATAAAAGatagaacgcatactatttacgtcgtttttcagtccTGGGGATATTGATCGCGGATGCTAGGTCATTTTGGGCCTTGctgccatcttggactgactgacgcacttggcctcgatctcatgctggtaACGATCCAATGCCAGATAAGACGATTTTAGACTATATCAAGCtactttattgtgaatttcaaaagtacgaggttatgactATGTCTGTATAGTAGGTAGTTAGccaaaaaaacacgcaaatccCGGTTATATATCAATAAAATACATCGAATGCACTTTTATAATCTTTGATTATTACCAGTAAGATAGCCTTGTAGTTCATCTCTGGTTTTTGAAAGGTTAAATAGTGCTGTTCAGCGAACAAGTTACTATCTATTAGTTTGGCAAACCTTTTTGAGTTATCCAGTGAATAGTAATTTatcctttaaacaactgggtCTGGATAATAGTCCGTCCAAAAAGCAATAGCAATTTTGATGCCTGTACATTACATATAAAACTGGGGGTGAACAAACCCCCATGCAATTGTTTGGTTGAATTGTAGCCAATTAATATACAAACCAATTGGCTTTCTATCATGCGCATTCTCTTTTTCTAATCTtaaacaaaaaggaaatgtttatagagcagttttcaaatgactatcgaaagttattacgtgattgcgatcgcTACACTTAATGATTGGCTGAAAAGACTCAAATcaaagccaaaaccaatcgcaccatttacgcgtgatttttcccgcgcttcgagcgagttacagctaATTggtaggaattgtgattggttcatcgcgctgtctgctcctgttgcgATTGGTTGGAGTAAATGCTTTcgtttggtttttcgacagtcatttcaaagCCGCTCTAACTGTAACTACAACATTCCCGACTCTAGAGTACCAAACTCTGGTTTCGGATGACAATGGAAGTTCAAGCACTAATCGATTCAGTGGCGTATTTCACAGCCAAATTAAATCGAGACTTTAACGAGTTTCCTCTACCTCATTCCCAGGATGttgagagaggaccctgggaacaaggtagCACCTTGCAATGAGCTGTGGAGAACATAGTGTCGCCTCTCAATGCTACTCAAAccaaattattcttttattttcttcgtATATTTATGATTCAGATTGTTGCCGCTCCCAGGCCCTGAATCTAAGCATTCGTCCAGTTTACTTGGGAAGTCAGGCATCACCTGCTACAGCCAAAGAAAGCCCTTCCGCCAGCCGCAAACCCAAACCCTCTCCGCCGCCACCTCCGCCGCCGAAGAAGAAAATTGCCTCAAACAAGAAGCCTAAGACTGGACTAGTCTGTGTACCTCAGTGTCAAAGACTCTGTAAACCAGTGTGCATGTAAGGGGAACATATCAACTGTGTATATGCTTTACATTAGGGCAAACGCGTTGTTATCAAGCCTCATTCTACTGCCTCTTATCCAGCCATGCGCTCGATTAACGGCTTATGACTAAAATTAGGCGTCACCTTTTTATCTGCCTTAATAATTACGGTATGGCGAGAAATACCGACAACCAAATTCAGAAAAAATCCCTATAGCTCTATGCCTCAGTCTAGTAGATATAAAGGGCTGTTCAGCTttcaaactaaaaatattaGAACAACAAATGCTGATAGCTTTCTCACTTTTTTAGATTTAAATGCTGTTTGCCAACATACAAGTTCCACGATTCACTCCCGGAGCCTAAGAAAACAGTCAAGCCTCATCACGTCAAGCCAATAGCCTCTCCCCAAAGGGCACCAGTTCCCAAACTGTTCTCACAACCAACACCAACCGAAGCCAGAGTCCCAGACGCTCAACAACCTTATGCAGACGATCAGCAGTCACCTTATGGGGAACCTTATCAAAATCCTTATCAAGCTGATGGTAAGTctattagtttttatttcagcAAAGGTAACGTACGACAAGAAAACTTTAATGAAATCGACCATATTATCTTTTACAGTTTCTTCTTACATGACCCAGCAACAGCCAGCTGTCGCAATGCAGCAACAGTCCTTCCCTTACGGCGCTGTTCCACAGAATCCCATGGTGAGTAACACGTTCAGTCAAAATCATTCTACGTGGAGCTTCCTTTGTTTGAGGACTGAGAATAATGAAGATCACTGAAACTTACGCGCACTCGTAGGCCAGTCATTTATGACATCTCGCAAAATCAGT
Protein-coding sequences here:
- the LOC136913949 gene encoding WAS/WASL-interacting protein family member 3-like, translating into MRTTLTSIYLLALLFTFADSLALRHTNGPSGRKSVVVQTAVPRSAWECHPGCKKFCLSSCKRSCCAPGAPNYSPDMFPQLVNYQASLPPPPPPPPACPTRCPSTCYPNCDAGCCFPVNQPAYPQYPPYTGYDPCVAQSCSSACAPQCKPDCCRSQALNLSIRPVYLGSQASPATAKESPSASRKPKPSPPPPPPPKKKIASNKKPKTGLVCVPQCQRLCKPVCIFKCCLPTYKFHDSLPEPKKTVKPHHVKPIASPQRAPVPKLFSQPTPTEARVPDAQQPYADDQQSPYGEPYQNPYQADVSSYMTQQQPAVAMQQQSFPYGAVPQNPMAPYADYQGQTSPGLAPLTCPEPSCSDACAPMCSRSCCAGVAPLLPQPWDKRSIRPHKA